Proteins from one Bos taurus isolate L1 Dominette 01449 registration number 42190680 breed Hereford chromosome 7, ARS-UCD2.0, whole genome shotgun sequence genomic window:
- the NRTN gene encoding neurturin isoform X1 translates to MQRWKAAALASVLCSSVLSIWMCREGLLLGHRLGPALAPLRRPPRTLDARIARLAQYRALLQGAPDAVELRELTPWAGRSPGPRRRPGPRRRRARARSGTRPCGLRELEVRVSELGLGYASEETVLFRYCAGACEAAARVYDLGLRRLRQRRRVRRERVRAQPCCRPTAYEDEVSFLDTHSRYHTVHELSARECACV, encoded by the exons ATGCAGCGCTGGAAGGCGGCGGCCCTGGCCTCGGTGCTCTGCAGCTCCGTGCTCTCCATCTGGATGTGTCGGGAGGGCCTGCTCCTCGGCCACCGCCTCGGACCTGCGCTGGCCCCGTTGCGCCGGCCGCCTCGCACCCTGGATGCCCGAATCGCCCGTCTGGCCCAGT ACCGTGCACTGCTGCAGGGCGCCCCGGACGCGGTGGAGCTTCGAGAACTGACGCCATGGGCCGGGCGGTCCCCTGGTCCGCGCCGTCGGCCGGGGCCCCGGCGGCGGCGCGCGCGTGCGCGGTCGGGGACACGGCCATGCGGGCTGCGCGAGCTCGAGGTGCGCGTGAGCGAGCTGGGCCTGGGCTACGCGTCGGAAGAGACAGTGCTGTTCCGCTACTGCGCAGGCGCGTGCGAGGCGGCCGCGCGCGTCTACGACCTGGGGCTGCGACGCCTGCGCCAGCGGCGGCGAGTGCGGCGAGAGCGGGTGCGCGCTCAGCCCTGCTGCCGCCCGACGGCCTACGAGGACGAAGTGTCCTTTCTGGACACGCACAGTCGCTACCACACGGTCCACGAGCTGTCGGCGCGCGAGTGCGCCTGCGTGTGA